Proteins encoded in a region of the Montipora foliosa isolate CH-2021 unplaced genomic scaffold, ASM3666993v2 scaffold_423, whole genome shotgun sequence genome:
- the LOC137988642 gene encoding uncharacterized protein, whose translation MPSLREIRDMLLFAHSDNLISEEECLLLCDLIKSSNLELPYWSYDQFDLDLLSDDECKSEFRFYKRHVYLLAEVLQIPDQIQCYNRHVVDGIEALCILLKRFAYPCRYSDMLPRFARPVPQLCMISSQVMDFIYQTHNHRLRSFNQPWLSQASLQNYADVIHATGAPLPNCWGFIDGTVRPVSRPGKNQRVLYNGHKRVHAIKFQSILAPNGLIDNLFGPVEGRRHDSGMLAESGLLADLQRHSFSPLGQPLCVYGDPAYPLNIHLQRPFKGVRITPIQNEYNTAMSRVRASVEWVFGDIINYFAIMDFKKNLKIRLSAVGKMYIVCGLLTNARTCLYQSVTSSYFGLDPPPLEVYFQ comes from the coding sequence ATGCCCTCTTTAAGAGAAATTAGAGATATGTTGCTGTTTGCTCACAGCGATAATTTGATAAGCGAAGAAGAAtgtttgctgttatgtgatTTAATCAAGTCAAGCAACCTTGAGCTACCGTATTGGAGTTATGACCAGTTTGACCTTGATCTTTTAAGTGACGATGAATGCAAGTCAGAATTCAGATTCTACAAGAGACACGTATACCTTCTTGCTGAAGTGTTGCAGATTCCGGATCAAATACAATGCTATAATCGTCATGTTGTCGATGGGATCGAAGCTCTTTGTATATTGCTTAAGCGATTTGCATATCCTTGTAGATATTCAGATATGCTGCCAAGGTTTGCAAGACCTGTCCCTCAACTTTGTATGATATCCAGCCAAGTGATGGATTTCATTTATCAAACACACAACCACCGTTTACGAAGTTTTAACCAGCCATGGCTCTCTCAGGCCAGTCTTCAGAATTATGCCGATGTAATTCATGCTACCGGGGCTCCACTTCCTAATTGCTGGGGTTTTATCGATGGAACAGTCAGGCCAGTTTCTAGGCCTGGGAAAAATCAAAGAGTTCTGTACAACGGGCACAAGAGGGTCCATGCAATAAAATTTCAGTCAATTTTAGCCCCAAATGGTTTGATAGATAACCTCTTTGGCCCAGTCGAGGGAAGACGACATGACAGCGGCATGCTGGCAGAGTCAGGTTTACTTGCCGACTTGCAACGTCACTCGTTCTCTCCTCTTGGACAACCTTTGTGTGTTTATGGGGATCCGGCTTACCCCCTTAACATACACCTCCAAAGACCATTCAAAGGAGTCAGGATCACCCCTATACAGAATGAGTACAACACTGCAATGAGTCGTGTTAGAGCATCAGTGGAGTGGGTTTTTGGGGACATTATAAACTACTTCGCGATTATGGATTTTAAGAAGAATTTGAAAATTCGTTTAAGCGCAGTTGGTAAAATGTACATCGTGTGCGGCTTGCTGACAAATGCCCGCACTTGTCTTTACCAGTCCGTAACATCGTCATATTTTGGCTTGGACCCACCACCACTGGAAGTTTATTTTCAGTGA
- the LOC137988612 gene encoding uncharacterized protein gives MNEGVVSKETVVLRRWGSSDIIEDVISWNTKNMLKCNQGKTEVVLFSSRFTKNYELLPTFSFGNNTIVVTKEARNLGVMFDENLTSMSQINLICKKAMLSIRSIGRIKKYLSKDDLARVVNAFVIPHLDYCNSVLYGLPKSQLDKLQRVQNVAARLVSGVRKQDHISPTLKALHWLPVEKRIIFKILLMTYKTLNGLAPSYLTTLITRYRPTRKLRSSSRSTLQVPRVKTSTYGDRAFSSAAPKLWNSLPDRIKSKQSLSSFKSSLKTFLFKSAYSC, from the coding sequence atgaatgaaggggtagtttctaaagaaactgtggtgctgcgtcggtggggaagtagtgaTATCATAGAAGATGTGATATCATGGAATACAAAGAACATGCTCAAgtgcaatcagggaaaaactgAAGTTGTTCTTTTCTCCTCGCGATTTACTAAGAACTATGAATTATTGCCAACCTTTTCCTTTGGAAATAACACGATCGTAGTCACAAAAGAGGCTCGTAACCTTGGTGTAATGTTTGATGAGAACCTTACTTCCATGTCACAAATCAATCTGATATGTAAGAAGGCTATGTTATCGATAAGGTCGATTGGTCGCATCAAGAAGTATCTCTCAAAAGATGATCTAGCACGTGTAGTTAATGCATTTGTCATCCCTCAtcttgactattgcaatagtgtGCTATATGGTCTTCCCAAGTCTCAACTTGACAAGCTTCAAAGGGTCCAAAATGTCGCAGCTCGTCTAGTCAGCGGAGTTCGCAAACAAGACCACATTTCGCCAACTCTGAAAGCTCTTCATTGGCTACCCGTTGAAAAACGGATCATTTTCAAGATTCTATTAATGACATATAAGACTTTGAATGGACTTGCTCCAAGCTACTTGACAACTCTAATCACTCGCTACCGTCCAACACGTAAATTGCGCTCATCGAGTCGTTCAACCCTGCAAGTACCACGTGTGAAAACATCCACCTATGGTGACCGGGCGTTTTCTTCTGCAGCACCAAAACTTTGGAACTCACTTCCCGACCGCATAAAATCAAAGCAGTCACTTTCGTCGTTCAAGTCATCactcaaaacatttttatttaaatcagcATACTCCTGCTGA